Proteins encoded in a region of the Mercenaria mercenaria strain notata chromosome 1, MADL_Memer_1, whole genome shotgun sequence genome:
- the LOC123545637 gene encoding neuroligin-4, Y-linked-like: protein MMWNVAMFSNILYFLIFIVSIEGVPVAKTKYGLIKGQKVTVQFEEKKFKIVKFLGIPYAKPPVGDLRFRKPEMISSLPTNPFEATTMGAICPQTNIGVSSSEDCLFLNIYAPLTASKGNRKPVMIYIHGGGFIVGFSDLYDGSILSAYGDVILVSMNYRLGPLGFFHTKDNESLGNYGLWDQQLAIQWVSEHIEAFGGDNTRITIFGHSAGGSSVVYQALYPGNDGLFKRAIAQSGTVASWAVNRFDSNFQASMNFATYAGCGGLNSTLMLQCLRNITSADMTSTTEAYQALNPLTLVNKAWNPVLDNEFVLTATVELLQEIGDTTRNSKFTTFKNVDLMIGATNLDGNVFLPNWLHSINTSSYAPTTGFFGVTSEQFEKVIVPMAAAMFLGEQPCNVTLDAVKAEYTAPDNLTRRLQNLIDIGTDSALNAPSVATARAHRNNSTSTYMYQFATAFVNQLFPVPPVLLNEESAGHADDLGFVFGFPGTLLLLFGVNPVNVTDEQKKVSKAIMTMWTNFAKTGNPNAPVDLQSIYSGLQWPLYETLTEAYLKITPNMNADSVKTKLAERAVEFWNDELPGIQSSC, encoded by the exons ATGATGTGGAACGTGGCAATGTTTTCAAACattctgtattttcttattttcattgtGAGCATCGAAGGAGTTCCTGTAGCTAAAACTAAGTATGGTTTAATTAAAGGACAAAAAGTTACTGTACAGTTCGAGGAAAAGAAGTTCAAAATCGTAAAGTTTTTGGGAATTCCGTATGCAAAGCCACCAGTTGGTGATCTCCGATTTCGGAAACCAGAAATGATATCTTCGCTTCCAACAAATCCGTTTGAGGCAACAACAATGGGAGCTATTTGCCCACAAACAAACATCGGTGTGAGTAGCTCTGAGGATTGTCTGTTTTTGAATATTTATGCGCCACTGACGGCCTCAAAAGGTAATCGTAAGCCGGTAATGATATATATCCATGGAGGCGGTTTTATAGTAGGATTTTCGGATTTATACGATGGCAGTATACTTAGTGCCTATGGTGATGTCATTTTGGTTTCAATGAATTATCGCCTTGGTCCTTTAGGTTTTTTTCATACGAAGGATAATGAATCACTGGGCAATTATGGTTTATGGGATCAGCAGTTGGCTATACAATGGGTATCTGAGCATATTGAAGCATTCGGGGGAGACAACACAAGAATCACAATATTTGGTCATTCAGCGGGCGGAAGCAGCGTTGTTTATCAGGCTTTGTACCCTGGAAACGATGGGTTGTTTAAACGTGCTATTGCACAGAGTGGTACCGTCGCTTCATGGGCAGTAAAcaggtttgattcaaacttccaaGCATCCATGAATTTCGCAACGTATGCTGGTTGTGGCGGTTTAAACAGCACATTGATGCTTCAGTGTCTTCGGAACATAACATCGGCTGATATGACGTCTACGACAGAAGCCTACCAAGCTTTAAATCCTTTAACTTTGGTAAATAAAGCATGGAATCCAGTTCTCGACAATGAGTTTGTTTTAACAGCAACAGTTGAACTCTTGCAGGAAATAGGTGATACAACCAGAAATTCCAAATTTACTACTTTCAAAAATGTTGACTTGATGATAGGCGCAACCAATCTAGACGGAAATGTTTTTTTACCGAATTGGTTGCATTCGATCAATACGTCATCGTACGCACCTACGACAGGTTTCTTTGGTGTCACATCGGAACAGTTCGAAAAAGTTATAGTTCCCATGGCTGCAGCAATGTTTCTGGGAGAACAGCCGTGTAATGTGACACTTGATGCTGTTAAAGCTGAGTATACAGCTCCTGACAATCTAACACGTCGATTGCAGAATCTAATTGATATAGGTACAGATTCTGCATTGAATGCTCCTTCTGTTGCGACGGCAAGAGCGCACAGGAACAATAGCACATCAACATATATGTACCAGTTTGCAACGGCCTTTGTAAATCAGCTCTTTCCCGTACCACCTGTTCTTCTTAACGAGGAAAGCGCCGGCCATGCAGACGATCTTGGATTCGTGTTTGGATTTCCTGGCACATTGCTGCTTCTATTTGGAGTGAATCCAGTCAACGTCACAGACGAGCAAAAGAAGGTATCGAAAGCAATTATGACCATGTGGACCAACTTTGCCAAAACTGG AAATCCAAACGCACCGGTGGACCTGCAGTCTATTTATAGCGGTCTACAATGGCCGTTATACGAAACACTGACAGAGGCCTACCTTAAAATCACACCGAACATGAATGCAGATTCCGTAAAGACAAAACTTGCTGAACGTGCAGTTGAATTCTGGAATGATGAGCTACCCGGCATTCAGTCTTCTTGTTAA